The proteins below come from a single Drosophila busckii strain San Diego stock center, stock number 13000-0081.31 chromosome X, ASM1175060v1, whole genome shotgun sequence genomic window:
- the LOC108605120 gene encoding uncharacterized protein LOC108605120 — protein sequence MPQNLLLLLSLSLTHAELPLDALLAAPMHDIPHLHVLLRHQLRHEDAANPHALWFLQHTSVSHSVHSYVAQQPPASLQRSTRESFVVVLSLEQLMAKSGVANTRQRAGVYFFIVDDELNTLQQLQLEQRCRELWLEHKVYNRYIISSNLIWIYDPFGSSRRDAEEYGRLIVYPGGEPLPWLLFHNLRGYPLRVQIFKSVYARPELDPETGLLRRITGVDWQVAEILRMHLNYTMLLQEPDKNYFGERSPDGSYNGAIGSVMNDGLDICLTGFFVKDYLVHDYMDFTVPVYDDQLCIYVPKARRIPQSILPIFAVGYDIWLGFIFSAFGCALVWLTLRLINLQLRIVRIVEPGRWQQALNIIVDTWVVWVRVNLSHLPQSYAERMFIGSLCLVSVIFGAVFESSLATVYIHPLHYKDILTMQDLDDSGLNVIYKYTSMADDLFFSDTSPLFASLNKKLKWNKDLDADVTNEVATIGGKAGISRYSSLMMESANYLLTRRIWVVPECPKYYTISYVLPRDAPWEEAVNAQLLLLLNAGLIPKWIADQNFKVNLRMRKILRQSPDQQSSMQRVLTINDLQLSFYVVIGGTLLAWLAFLAEHVWVKCCRRH from the exons atgccacaaaatctgctgctgctgctctcgttgAGCCTGACGCACGCCGAGCTGCCACTGGACGCGCTGCTGGCCGCACCCATGCATGACATTCCGCATTTGCATGTGCTGCTGCGTCACCAGCTGCGTCACGAGGATGCTGCCAATCCACACGCACTTTGGTTTCTGCAACATACGAGCGTGTCCCACAGCGTGCACAGCTACGTGGCACAGCAGCCGCCAGCGTCACTGCAGCGAAGCACACGCGAGAGTTTCGTTGTGGTCTTGAGCCTTGAGCAGCTGATGGCCAAAAGCGGCGTCGCCAATACGCGTCAACGTGCTGGTGTCTACTTCTTCATTGTCGACGACGAGCTGAACACGCTACAGCAGCTCCAATtggagcagcgctgccgcgAGCTCTGGCTGGAGCACAAGGTCTACAATCGTTACATAATCAGCAGCAATCTTATATGGATATACGATccttttggcagcagcaggcgtGACGCTGAAGAATACGGTCGCCTGATCGTCTATCCTGGTGGTGAGCCGCTGCCCTGGCTATTGTTCCACAACCTGCGCGGCTATCCGCTGCGCGTGCAAATCTTCAAGTCTGTCTATGCGCGTCCCGAGCTGGATCCAGAGACGGGTCTGCTGCGTCGCATCACTGGCGTCGACTGGCAGGTGGCGGAAATCCTGCGCATGCATCTTAACTATACGATGCTGCTACAAGAGCCGGACAAAAACTATTTCGG TGAGCGCAGTCCGGACGGCAGCTACAATGGCGCCATTGGGTCCGTGATGAACGACGGGCTGGACATTTGCCTCACCGGCTTCTTTGTCAAGGACTATCTGGTGCATGACTACATGGACTTCACCGTGCCCGTCTATGACGATCAGCTGTGCATCTATGTGCCCAAGGCGCGACGCATACCGCAGTCCATTCTGCCCATATTTGCCGTTGGCTATGACATTTGGTTGGGCTTTATTTTCTCGGCCTTTGGCTGCGCTTTGGTGTGGCTAACGCTGCGGCTGATCAATCTGCAGCTGCGCATTGTGCGCATCGTTGAGCCAGGCAGATGGCAACAGGCGTTGAATATCATTGTGGACACGTGGGTGGTTTGGGTGCGCGTCAATCTCTCCCATTTGCCGCAGAGCTATGCGGAGCGCATGTTCATCGGCTCGCTTTGCTTGGTCAGCGTCATCTTCGGCGCCGTCTTCGAGTCCAGTCTGGCCACGGTCTATATTCATCCGCTGCACTATAAAGATATTTTAACAATGCAGGATTTGGATGATAGTGGTTTGAATGTTATTTACAAGTACACTTCCATGGCGGATGATTTGTTCTTCAGTGACACCTCACCGCTTTTTGCCAGCCTGAATAAGAAACTTAAGTGGAACAAAGATCTCGATGCGGATGTCACCAACGAGGTGGCCACAATTGGCGGCAAGGCTGGCATCTCGCGTTACTCCTCGCTCATGATGGAGTCGGCCAACTATTTGCTGACGCGTCGCATTTGGGTGGTGCCCGAGTGTCCCAAATATTATACCATCTCGTATGTTCTGCCGCGGGATGCGCCCTGGGAGGAGGCGGTGaatgctcagctgctgcttctgctcaACGCTGGCCTCATACCCAAGTGGATTGCTGATCAGAACTTCAAGGTCAACTTGCGCATGCGCAAGATTTTGCGCCAGTCGCCAGATCAACAGAGCTCCATGCAGCGCGTGCTCACCATCAACGATCTGCAGTTGTCCTTCTATGTGGTTATTGGTGGCACTCTGCTGGCCTGGCTCGCATTTCTAGCAGAGCATGTCTGGGTCAAGTGCTGCCGTCGCCATTGA
- the LOC108605118 gene encoding protein sisterless A: MEQSNLYLHRFYTQLPVAMPLPMPMAMTKPAPLAMPVEDINQQVELELQQLKTHFANAEQRYVDQMLIENPIVVERRAPPAAPNKAPQPAAAASSVPSSREVQRQRAESCRKSRYNNKIKKAKLRFRHKFVCNQLTESAGVLDYMRDVIAQAETQLLARGFNRANLERMRQNFGIDQAAATAAAMTAMDPSPLPIAHCQVGQIRIDCV, from the exons ATGGAACAAAGCAATCTTTATCTACACAGATTCTATACACAGCTGCCAGTGGCCATGCCGCTGCCCATGCCCATGGCGATGACAAAGCCAGCGCCGCTGGCCATGCCCGTGGAGGATATTAATCAGCAAGTGGAattggagctgcagcagcttaagaCGCACTTTGCCAATGCCGAGCAGCGCTACGTGGACCAAATGCTCATCGAGAATCCAATTGTAGTGGAACGACGTgcgccgccagcagcgcccAACAAGGCGCCACAgcctgctgccgccgcctccaGCGTTCCCAGCAGTCGTGAGGTGCAACGCCAGCGCGCCGAGTCCTGCCGCAAGTCgcgctacaacaacaaaatcaaaaaggCCAAATTGCGCTTTCGCCACAAGTTCGTCTGCAATCAGCTGACGGAGAGCGCCGGCGTGCTGGACTACATGCGTGACGTCATCGCGCAGGCAGAGACGCAGCTGCTCGCACGCGGCTTCAATCGCGCCAATCTCGAGCGCATGCGACAGAACTTTGGCATCGATcaggcggcagcaacagcggcggcCATGACGGCCATGGAT CCCAGCCCATTGCCCATTGCCCATTGCCAGGTGGGGCAAATCCGCATTGATTGCGTTTGA
- the LOC108606821 gene encoding protein BUD31 homolog, translating to MPKVRRSRKPPPDGWELIEPTLEELEQKMREAETEPHEGKRITESLWPIFKIHHQKTRYIYDLFYRRKAISRELYDYCLKEKIADANLIAKWKKSGYENLCCLRCIQTRDTNFGTNCICRVPKSKLEEGRIVECVHCGCRGCSG from the exons atgcctAAGGTACGTCGTAGCCGCAAACCACCGCCAGATGGTTGGGAACTCATCGAACCCACACTAGAAGAGCTGGAACAGAAAATGCGTGAAG CCGAAACGGAACCGCACGAGGGCAAGCGCATAACAGAATCGCTGTGGCCCATCTTCAAGATACACCATCAAAAGACGCGCTATATCTACGATTTGTTCTACCGCCGCAAGGCCATTAGCCGTGAGCTCTACGATTACTGCCTGAAGGAAAAGATTGCCGATGCCAATCTGATAGCCAAATGGAAGAAGTCCGGATACGAGAATCTATGCTGCCTGCGTTGCATACAAACGCGTGACACGAATTTCGGTACCAATTGCATATGCCGCGTGCCTAAATCCAAACTCGAGGAGGGACGCATTGTGGAATGCGTGCACTGCGGCTGTCGTGGCTGCTCCGGCTAG